From Scatophagus argus isolate fScaArg1 chromosome 10, fScaArg1.pri, whole genome shotgun sequence, a single genomic window includes:
- the gfral gene encoding GDNF family receptor alpha-like: MQLIHMEAAVILGIVIPQIFSISMSSSPSDCSASVDTCMSDLCKSEQALYGGICRDEGCQIKGSEVCNMTIQMALDQFPSLQGCACAWQEELCDSIQVLATQCHVKPGAVFSAFCTISIYSCPAKNGFMNNRLAWRIIFPLTFAAAQQKKSTVLDWQSSSLKGYVFSGAGSCIDQITLCISDAVCNRHLVPVLQACMADQCNHGHCQQATQQFYGSMPHNVAEMLVMCECEASDQSCVHMKTTLHSGTCENKSWICQDTVKQCVEDSNCRNMLKTFRTKCWSSEDAQCGDSELREEECFTQMDPALILGADFECKTAFLSTLGTTLHYPCSCKGVSNADLQTCNMIHDVLHNRSHFMTSWKSSSGPSNPPEVNESDQGLTWSHDYLLYAFAAVLLVGVAILMPLAVVNTIWMLRRDKTKCQHPQKSSCVVIL, translated from the exons ATGCAACTGATACATATGGAAGCTGCAGTCATACTCG GGATTGTTATTCCTCAGATATTCAGCATCAGCATGTCATCTTCACCTTCTGACTGTTCGGCTTCAGTGGATACCTGCATGTCAGATTTATGCAAGAGTGAACAGGCATTATACGGCGGCATCTGTCGGG ATGAAGGGTGTCAAATAAAAGGCTCAGAGGTCTGTAACATGACCATTCAGATGGCACTGGATCAATTCCCATCTCTGCAAGGGTGTGCGTGTGCCTGGCAGGAGGAGCTTTGTGACTCCATACAAGTGCTGGCCACACAATGCCATGTAAAGCCAGGTGCAGTATTCTCAGCCTTCTGTACGATAAGCATTTATAg TTGTCCTGCTAAGAATGGTTTTATGAACAACAGACTGGCTTGGAGAATCATATTTCCATTGACTtttgcagcagctcagcagaagaagagcaCAGTCTTGGACTGGCAGTCAAGCTCTTTAAAAGGCTATg TGTTCAGTGGTGCTGGGTCTTGCATAGACCAAATCACACTTTGTATCAGTGATGCAGTTTGCAACAGACACCTAGTGCCTGTTCTTCAGGCTTGTATGGCAGATCAGTGCAACCATGGCCACTGTCAGCAAGCAACTCAGCAGTTCTATGGCAGCATGCCGCATAATGTGGCAGAGATGCTGgtcatgtgtgagtgtgaggctTCAGATCAGAGCTGTGTGCATATGAAAACTACTTTGCACAGCGGGACATGTGAGAACAAGTCCTGGATCTGCCAGGATACAGTGAAACAGTGTGTTGAGGACAGTAACTGCAG AAACATGTTAAAAACTTTCCGAACCAAATGCTGGAGCTCTGAAGACGCACAATGTGGCGACAGTGAACTCAGAGAAGAGGAATGTTTCACCCAGATGGATCCAGCTCTCATCCTTGGTGCAGATTTTGAATGTAAAACGGCCTTCTTGTCCACTTTGGGGACAACACTTCACTATCCTTGCTCATGCAAAGGAGTGAGCAATGCTGATCTACAGACGTGTAACATGATTCATGATGTACTTCATAACAGATCGCACTTCA tgaCATCGTGGAAAAGCAGCAGTGGTCCTTCTAATCCTCCTGAAGTCAATGAATCTGATCAAGGTCTCACATGGTCACATG ATTATCTACTTTATGCTTTTGCAGCTGTGCTGCTTGTGGGGGTTGCTATATTAATGCCTCTGGCTGTTGTCAATACAATATG gATGTTGAGAAGggataaaacaaaatgtcaacacCCACAAAAAAGCAGCTGTGTTGTTATTCTCTGA